One Pyrofollis japonicus DNA window includes the following coding sequences:
- the pdo gene encoding protein disulfide oxidoreductase, producing MAIDPVRMEIDQETREAIREAFQDLKNPVTLNVFVGPNCKYCDESIKIAKVLEEEAPERNGEKLVKVRIFEKGKDDAEFKRQRVERIPTTTLLEGSIRYTGTPSGEEIRGLVETIIRISQEDSGLDPSTVEKIKSIKKPVHIEIIVTPQCPYCPYAALLANMFAFEAWRNGKKDFIADTVEAYENPDIADKYHVTSVPAIAINGILAFVGVPYEEDFIERIIDAIEGRKFKTEVISESATSI from the coding sequence ATGGCTATAGATCCGGTGCGAATGGAAATAGATCAAGAGACGCGTGAAGCTATACGAGAAGCTTTCCAAGATCTCAAAAACCCGGTGACCCTAAATGTATTTGTGGGGCCGAATTGCAAATATTGTGATGAAAGTATAAAGATCGCAAAAGTGCTTGAAGAAGAGGCTCCAGAACGTAATGGCGAGAAACTGGTAAAAGTACGCATATTCGAAAAAGGCAAAGACGATGCAGAGTTTAAGCGCCAACGAGTTGAACGGATACCGACGACAACGCTACTTGAAGGATCGATTCGGTACACAGGTACGCCGAGCGGAGAGGAAATACGAGGCCTTGTGGAAACCATTATACGTATATCCCAAGAGGACAGCGGACTTGACCCCTCAACAGTAGAGAAAATAAAGTCAATAAAGAAGCCGGTTCATATCGAAATAATAGTTACGCCACAATGTCCATATTGCCCGTATGCTGCATTACTCGCAAACATGTTTGCATTCGAAGCATGGCGAAACGGTAAGAAAGACTTTATAGCAGATACTGTTGAAGCCTATGAAAACCCCGACATCGCTGATAAGTATCACGTAACATCCGTGCCAGCTATAGCAATTAACGGCATACTAGCCTTCGTTGGAGTACCATACGAGGAAGACTTCATTGAAAGAATAATTGACGCTATAGAAGGTAGAAAGTTCAAGACAGAGGTTATATCAGAAAGTGCAACATCAATATAA
- a CDS encoding transcriptional regulator, translating into MNIWDFAMDSVTGILTTPCELAVRKYVPSIRASLAIVLVKDYGLSIYRTAKLLKLTPAAVSNYVLGRRGKEYVDIILKDKELYNLVSKLAEQIISGNISEKEVSKHLCEICMSLRTRVEKGFTKESCTQTH; encoded by the coding sequence GTGAATATATGGGATTTCGCAATGGATAGTGTAACAGGTATCCTAACGACACCTTGCGAACTGGCCGTACGAAAATATGTGCCATCAATTAGAGCATCGTTAGCAATAGTACTCGTTAAAGATTATGGACTATCAATTTATAGAACAGCTAAACTGTTAAAATTAACGCCTGCTGCAGTTTCTAACTATGTGCTGGGAAGAAGAGGAAAAGAATATGTTGATATAATTTTAAAGGACAAAGAGCTTTACAATCTAGTAAGCAAGCTTGCCGAACAAATAATAAGTGGCAATATAAGTGAAAAAGAAGTTTCAAAACATCTCTGCGAAATATGTATGAGCTTGCGTACACGCGTCGAGAAAGGCTTTACTAAAGAATCATGTACGCAGACACATTAG